The following are encoded together in the Ooceraea biroi isolate clonal line C1 chromosome 2, Obir_v5.4, whole genome shotgun sequence genome:
- the LOC105276786 gene encoding uncharacterized protein LOC105276786 isoform X2 encodes MQEPAFPRRKGIVAPVPVSVLVLLILRLVDLPSTNGSCEFPSSWTGEWYQYGKPVFSINTTVLGDRVCIERTDDKYVVYGDNCYHCMIINGRHENVIQYREGWCSTDRTSLEETCGSITSDDMLFSMFRMNTKPIPCPFSGASFTFTYNRGYGECAMPISLAEKCTDESKLLLKYQACPDVEGTESNTEELQCLANWNDGRNKYLVGTLKGRSALANDKTYRCFLYEEKPHHQGKIYLLAQSGDPTCNGLTTVSEGSPTIKLTKVDKEHSRCKYPTWVTQHHDWHSLDGTKDYHFTNKNATLKVKAQAQDGETVHEEKIVCHNLEKLYPNDNMQGNKVKLVAHVTSGCDIGYVCMIFHRRDSHIIEIQQSGQKAIMPDEACSISDPSTMPHTTLITTSFLHQRRCPNPGRYQILDFAPAHALSAATSRRHRRSEQSRTTKRRPWQDNAEDEECRNTDIQVGCTSSEQSEMIIANTCENEEIAYFCHGSWEEKGVWYTIASLRNPEVPVGTGETFCFSMRLEGARDRTLTRGGRQKQQEQELWLSRPSRTCQREAKDEWTYRLSNQGVCEDLTKAASSAASTTLPSQLLFTLSVAAYAAINTLCALLSR; translated from the exons GATCCTGTGAGTTTCCATCGAGCTGGACGGGAGAATGGTACCAATATGGCAAGCCCGTATTCAGCATAAATACGACAGTTCTGGGGGATAGAGTATGCATCGAGAGGACGGACGACAAATACGTCGTATA CGGCGACAACTGTTACCACTGCATGATCATCAACGGACGACATGAGAACGTCATACAATATCGTGAAG GTTGGTGCAGCACGGACCGAACGAGTCTGGAGGAGACATGTGGTTCGATCACGTCGGATGACATGCTGTTCTCAATGTTCCGCATGAACACGAAGCCGATACCCTGCCCGTTCAGCGGGGCATCGTTCACGTTCACGTACAATCGGGGTTACGGCGAGTGCGCGATGCCCATAAGCCTCGCGGAGAAGTGTACCGACGAGAGCAAGCTGCTCCTCAAATACCAGGCCTGTCCGGACGTCGAGGGGACCGAGAGTAACA CCGAGGAGCTACAGTGTCTTGCCAATTGGAACGACGGTCGGAACAAGTATCTGGTGGGAACTTTGAAGGGGAGGAGCGCTCTGGCCAACGACAAGACTTACAG GTGTTTCCTGTACGAAGAGAAGCCCCACCATCAAGGAAAGATTTACCTGCTCGCTCAGTCCGGCGACCCGACTTGCAACGGCCTGACCACCGTCTCCGAGGGTTCGCCCACCATAAAGCTCACAAaag TCGACAAAGAGCACAGCAGATGCAAGTATCCGACCTGGGTAACTCAGCATCACGACTGGCACTCCCTCGACGGCACGAAGGATTATCACTTCACGAACAAGAACGCCACGTTGAAGGTGAAGGCACAAGCGCAGGACGGCGAGACCGTCCACGAGGAGAAGATCGTTTGTCACAACCTGGAGAAGCTGTATCCGAACGACAACATGCAGGGGAATAAAGTGAAACTGGTCGCTCATGTCACCAGCGGCTG CGACATCGGTTACGTCTGCATGATATTCCACAGAAGGGACAGCCATATCATCGAGATACAGCAGTCAG GTCAAAAGGCGATTATGCCAGACGAGGCGTGTTCCATCTCGGATCCTTCGACGATGCCGCACACGACCCTAATAA CCACGTCGTTCTTGCATCAAAGACGGTGTCCTAATCCGGGACGGTACCAGATCCTGGATTTCGCTCCGGCGCACGCGTTATCGGCCGCTACGTCGAGACGACATCGACGTAGCGAGCAATCGAGGACGACCAAGAGGCGGCCTTGGCAGGACAATGCCGAGGACGAGGAGTGCAGGAACACGGATATTCAAGTGGGCTGCACGTCGTCCGAACAAAGCGAGATGATAATCGCCAACACGTGCGAGAACGAGGAGATAG CGTATTTTTGTCACGGCAGCTGGGAGGAGAAAGGCGTATGGTATACTATAGCATCGCTACGTAATCCAGAAGTACCGGTTGGTACGGGAGAGACGTTCTGTTTCTCCATGCGCCTCGAAGGCGCGAGGGATAGAACGTTGACAAGGGGCGGCAGACAGAAGCAACAGGAACAAGAGTTGTGGCTGTCGAGGCCGTCGCGTACTTGTCAGAGAGAAGCCAAGGATGAGTGGACGTATAGATTGTCGAATCAAG GAGTGTGCGAAGACTTAACGAAGGCAGCTTCGAGCGCGGCGTCTACCACATTACCGTCGCAGCTCCTGTTTACCTTAAGCGTAGCAGCGTACGCCGCTATTAATACGCTATGCGCATTACTCTCGAGATGA